One Echeneis naucrates chromosome 1, fEcheNa1.1, whole genome shotgun sequence DNA segment encodes these proteins:
- the LOC115041828 gene encoding ecto-ADP-ribosyltransferase 4-like isoform X1, translating to MLLLKSPSQTQDIKFGKKTACGLKTVKSSAALCILLLLVLLLWPPESLLILLWPQKPVEKPEALPMDMATESIDDMYDGCRSEAASIIDQFGVHEWHYNRNFSLAWALGERGVKKPAHGLLKEDHTIVLYIYTKMKHIQQDFNKAVQRGKHKYSTSGFLYHYFYFYLTDAIQLLHHNQTVCRTTYHRTWKQFQHNVANKDMRFGAFTLAAMSKSSLGHEDINDYVSCFEIYMCFGADVTYYSAAKETAVQVLIPPYEVFKITEVLTSDLWCSVVYKLESTKRSTSHLNCKLNGNQMKTYVGIVSAHRYKVNAWIMFICVIMMVIVSLVLLRRRQECFVAAVMGALLVLIIIVMVLRVMSA from the exons ATGCTGCTGCTAAAAAGCCCTTCACAGACTCAAG ATATCAAGTTTGGCAAAAAAACAGCCTGTGggctgaaaactgtgaaaagctCGGCAGCTCTTtgcatcctgctgctgctggtgctgctccTGTGGCCTCCTGAGTCATTGCTAATACTTTTGTGGCCTCAGAAACCTGTTGAG AAACCCGAAGCTTTACCCATGGATATGGCGACGGAGTCCATCGATGACATGTATGACGGATGCCGATCTGAAGCAGCCTCCATTATTGACCAGTTTGGCGTGCACGAGTGGCACTACAACAGAAACTTCAGCCTTGCCTGGGCTTTAGGTGAAAGAGGTGTGAAAAAACCTGCGCATGGGCTGCTGAAAGAAGACCACACCATAGTCTTGTATATTTACACAAAGATGAAACATATCCAACAAGATTTCAACAAAGCAGTGCAAAGAGGGAAACACAAGTACAGCACCTCTGGATTTTTGTACCACTATTTCTACTTTTACCTGACTGACGCCATTCAACTTTTGCATCACAATCAGACCGTGTGCAGAACCACTTATCACAGGACGTGGAAACAGTTTCAACACAATGTCGCAAACAAAGACATGCGGTTTGGTGCCTTTACTTTGGCAGCTATGTCTAAGTCCTCATTGGGTCATGAAGATATCAACGACTACGTGTCTTGTTTTGAAATCTACATGTGCTTCGGGGCAGATGTGACATATTATTCTGCTGCAAAGGAAACGGCGGTTCAGGTGCTCATACCTCCGTACGAGGTTTTCAAAATCACTGAGGTCCTAACAAGTGACCTATGGTGCAGTGTGGTTTACAAGCTAGAGAGCACCAAAAGATCAACAAGCCATTTAAACTGCAAGCTAAATGGAAATCAGATGAAAACATACGTTGGAATTGTTTCAGCACACCGGTATAAAGTCAATGCTTGGATAATGTTCATATGTGTAATAATGATGGTAATCGTCTCTTTAGTGCTTCTAAGACGCAGGCAGGAGTGTTTTGTGGCTGCAGTGATGGGTGCTCTGCTAGTGCTCATCATTATAGTGATGGTGTTGAGAGTTATGAGTGCATGA
- the LOC115041828 gene encoding ecto-ADP-ribosyltransferase 4-like isoform X2, whose translation MDMATESIDDMYDGCRSEAASIIDQFGVHEWHYNRNFSLAWALGERGVKKPAHGLLKEDHTIVLYIYTKMKHIQQDFNKAVQRGKHKYSTSGFLYHYFYFYLTDAIQLLHHNQTVCRTTYHRTWKQFQHNVANKDMRFGAFTLAAMSKSSLGHEDINDYVSCFEIYMCFGADVTYYSAAKETAVQVLIPPYEVFKITEVLTSDLWCSVVYKLESTKRSTSHLNCKLNGNQMKTYVGIVSAHRYKVNAWIMFICVIMMVIVSLVLLRRRQECFVAAVMGALLVLIIIVMVLRVMSA comes from the coding sequence ATGGATATGGCGACGGAGTCCATCGATGACATGTATGACGGATGCCGATCTGAAGCAGCCTCCATTATTGACCAGTTTGGCGTGCACGAGTGGCACTACAACAGAAACTTCAGCCTTGCCTGGGCTTTAGGTGAAAGAGGTGTGAAAAAACCTGCGCATGGGCTGCTGAAAGAAGACCACACCATAGTCTTGTATATTTACACAAAGATGAAACATATCCAACAAGATTTCAACAAAGCAGTGCAAAGAGGGAAACACAAGTACAGCACCTCTGGATTTTTGTACCACTATTTCTACTTTTACCTGACTGACGCCATTCAACTTTTGCATCACAATCAGACCGTGTGCAGAACCACTTATCACAGGACGTGGAAACAGTTTCAACACAATGTCGCAAACAAAGACATGCGGTTTGGTGCCTTTACTTTGGCAGCTATGTCTAAGTCCTCATTGGGTCATGAAGATATCAACGACTACGTGTCTTGTTTTGAAATCTACATGTGCTTCGGGGCAGATGTGACATATTATTCTGCTGCAAAGGAAACGGCGGTTCAGGTGCTCATACCTCCGTACGAGGTTTTCAAAATCACTGAGGTCCTAACAAGTGACCTATGGTGCAGTGTGGTTTACAAGCTAGAGAGCACCAAAAGATCAACAAGCCATTTAAACTGCAAGCTAAATGGAAATCAGATGAAAACATACGTTGGAATTGTTTCAGCACACCGGTATAAAGTCAATGCTTGGATAATGTTCATATGTGTAATAATGATGGTAATCGTCTCTTTAGTGCTTCTAAGACGCAGGCAGGAGTGTTTTGTGGCTGCAGTGATGGGTGCTCTGCTAGTGCTCATCATTATAGTGATGGTGTTGAGAGTTATGAGTGCATGA
- the LOC115041837 gene encoding ecto-ADP-ribosyltransferase 5-like produces MYDACKDKMAYKVKELYLANEKNKDKNFALAWTEADKYYNKKWKRRKGTRPSTALEKEQVMAIYVYTLDKPNVYLDFNNAVRTQRSVYATTFRYHSLHFFLTDALQKLNSRKPEAERCVTSYRRVDSYFSQGVLNKMIRFGSFTSSSMGWYPSADRFGEKSCFEIASCFGADISLYSRLGESEREVLIPPYEVFKVTKIERRSTQQSLPCEVVYKVKSTGKTLSSLNCALF; encoded by the coding sequence ATGTACGACGCTTGCAAAGACAAGATGGCCTACAAAGTGAAGGAGCTGTACCTCGCAAATgagaagaacaaagacaaaaatttcGCACTGGCCTGGACTGAAGCAGATAAATATTACAACAAGAAATGGAAGCGTAGAAAAGGGACCCGGCCGTCCACTGCACTGGAAAAAGAACAGGTCATGGCTATCTACGTTTACACTCTAGACAAACCAAATGTATATCTTGATTTTAATAATGCAGTTAGAACCCAGAGATCTGTGTACGCAACCACGTTCAGATATCACTCGCTTCATTTTTTCCTCACCGATGCCCTTCAAAAGCTCAACTCTCGAAAACCTGAAGCAGAAAGATGTGTGACGAGTTATCGGCGAGTCGACAGTTACTTTAGCCAAGGCGTTCTCAATAAGATGATTCGCTTTGGCTCGTTCACCTCAAGCTCAATGGGCTGGTACCCCAGTGCTGACAGATTTGGGGAGAAATCATGCTTTGAGATTGCCTCATGCTTTGGAGCAGATATCTCGCTGTACTCTAGGCTTGGAGAGTCAGAAAGAGAAGTGCTGATTCCTCCATATGAAGTCTTTAAAGTCACAAAGATAGAGAGGAGATCAACGCAGCAGAGTTTGCCATGTGAGGTGGTCTATAAAGTCAAGAGTACAGGAAAGACACTTTCCAGTTTGAACTGTGCGCTTTTCTGA